A stretch of DNA from bacterium:
ACGATGCCGGCCGCCGAGGCGATGAAGGCGTTCTCCCACGAAGTGGCCCGCAGCTTGCCCGCCACGATGGGCCCCACCGTGCCCCCCACGTTCACCATGGCGTAGAAGATGCCGAAGCCGATGGTCTTGTTGGTGCCGTCGGTCACCGCCCGCACCGTGCCCGAGATGAGCGGTTTGAAGATGCCGGCGGCCATGGCGATCAGCAGCATCGTCGTCGCGATGCCCCCGAACGACTTGCTGACCAGCATCAGCAGGATCGCCGGCAGGTAGGCCAGGTAGGAGATGATCAGGATCTTCTTGAAGCCGTAGCGGTCGGCCATGGTGCCCGAGATGATGGGCACCGTGTACGAGACGAGCAGGAAGAGGCTCTGGACGATGCCCAACTGGTCGCGCGAGAACCCGAGGCTGGTCAGGTAGATGCCGAAGCCGAAGTAGATCCCGTAGTACGAGAATCGCTCGAGGACCTCGATGAGGTTGGCCACCCAGAATACGGGCGGGAAGGGCGTGCGTTGGCTCATGGGGTGCTCCCGGTTGATGATGTGCGGGGGGTGATGAGGCGAATCCGGACTCTACACGGGCCCAAAACAGAAGTCAATTCCTCCGGTTTCACGCCTACCGCTCAGCGACAGGGACGGTCGAGAATAGTGTTCGACAATAGTCTTCACCCGGGAACCGCCGTGGATGCCTAGCTATTGTCCCACAACAGCTTGAGGCATGGCATCACCTATGCAGATGGAGGTCCGGAATCTTGACCCCAACCCCCCGGAGGACGCCATGCGCACCCTGACCCTGACCACCCTGATCCTGGGCTTCACCCTGACCACGGCCCTCGCGGCCACCCCCACCGACTCACCCCGGCACCCCGCCCCGGTCGGGGACTACCTCGTCATCCAGACCGCCCTGGCCGCCGACCGCTTCGAGGGCGTGACCGCCGCGGCCACCCGCATCGCCGCCGACGAGACCACGCCCGTGGCGGTGAGCGAGGCTGCCGGCCTCCTCGCGGCCGCGACCGATCTCGACGCCGCACGCGCGGCCTTCGCCACCCTCAGCGACGCCGCCATCGCGGCCCGACCCGCGGGCGCCGACGACGGTTTGCGCGTCGCCTTCTGCCCCATGGCCGGCCACGCGTGGCTCCAGGCCGGCGATGCGATCGCGAACCCCTACTACGGTGCGGCAATGCTCCGCTGCGGCACCTTCACCGACCGCTGAGCGCCCCCGGATGCGGCGGGCCCGGGACGAGAACGTCCCGGGCCCGCGGCCGTGGGCACCCCGGCAACACCTATCCCGCCGCGCCCTCTGTCCCTTCCCGCCCCTGCCGCCAGGCCGCGAACGCCGGCACCACCAGCAGCGTCAGCACCGTCGAAGTGACCAGCCCGCCCACCACGACCGTAGCCAGGGGCCGCTGCACCTCGCTCCCCGTGGCGTGGGAGAAGAGCAGCGGCACGAGGCCCAGGGCGGTGGTCGTCGCCGTCATCAGCACCGGGCGCAGGCGCAGCTCCGCGCTGCGCACCGCCGCCGTGGCGGCAGCGACGCCCTCGGCCCGCAGCTGGTTGAAGGCCGTCACCAGGACCATGGCGTTCTCCAGCGCGATGCCGAACAGAGCGATGAACCCCACCGAGGCGGGCACCGACAGGTTCTGGCCGGTCAGCCAGAGGGCCGCCACCCCGCCCACCAGCGCCAGCGGGATATTCAGCAGGATCAGCAGGGCGTCGCGCCCGGAGCCGAAGCTGCCGAACAGGAGCAGGAAGACGAAGACCAGCGTCACCGGCACCACCACCGCCAGGCGGCGGTTGGCCTCCTGCTGCAGGCGGTACTGCCCGCCCCAGGTCACGAGGTAGCCCGCGGGCAGGTCGACCCGCGCGGCGATCGCCTCGCGCGCCTCGGCCACGAACGAGCCGATGTCCCGGCCCGCCACGTTGCACTGCACGGCGACGAAGCGCTGGCCGTCCTCCCGCGTGATCTGGCGCGGTCCGACCACCTCCTCGAAGCGCGCCAGCTGGTCCAGGGGAATGCGCGCGCCGTCCGGCGCCGTGACGATGATGTGCCGGATGTCGTCGGCCGTGGCCCGGGCCTCGGGCGCGTACCGCACCAGGATGTCGAAGCGGCGCACCCCCTCGGCGATCTGGCCGGCGACCTCGCCCCCGACCGCCGCGCGGACCACCTCCTGCACGTGGGCCACGTCCAGGCCGTGGCGGGCGATGGCCGCCCGGTCGATCCGCAGCACCAACTGGGGTGCGCCGTCCACCTGGTCGACCTGCACGTCGGCCGCGCCGGGCACCTCGCCCAGGACGGCCGCCACGCGCCCGGCCTGCTCCCGCAGCACGTCCAGGTCCTCGCCGTACACCTTGACCGCCAGCTCGGCCCGGATCCCCTCGAGCAACTCGTCGACCGTCATCTCGATGGGCTGGGTGAAGTTCACCAGCACCCCCGGCACGTCGCCCAGCTCGGTGCGGATCAGGTCCTCGACCGCGTCCTGCCCCCCGCGCACGCGCCAGGCGGACTCCGGCCGCAACTGCACGTACATCTCGGCGCTGTTGATGGGGTCGGTGTGGGCGCCGACCTCGCCGCGCCCGATGCGGCTGACGACCTCGGCCACCTCGGGGATCGCCATCAGCCGCCGCTCGACGATGCCGGTCGTGCGGCGGCTCTCGGCCAGGGAAATCGACGGGGCCATGGTCAGGCGCACCACGATGGTCCCTTCCCGCAGGCGCGGCGTGAACTCGGAGCCCAGCCGCGGCACCAGGGCCGCCCCCGCCCCCAGCAGCGCCACGGCCAGCACCACGGCCGCGGCCCGGTGCCGCACGAACCAGCCCACCAGCGGCCGGTACCCCGCGAGCAGGAGCCGCTCCTGGCGCGAGCCCCCGCCGGCGGCGCCGCCGCCGGGACGCCCGCCGCGCCCCATGACGAGACTCGCCAGGGTGGGCGCCACCACCAGGGCGAACAGCAGCGAGCCGAGCATGGCCAGGACCACCGCCAGGGCCAGCGGCCGGAACGTCTTGCCCTCGACCCCGTGCAGCAGGAACAGCGGCACGAAGACGACGATGATGATCGTGATGGCGAACACGATGGGTCGCCCCACCTCGCCGCAGGCCCGGGCGACGACCTCGCGGCGGGACGCGCCCGGGGCCGCCTCGCGCAGGCGCCGGTCCACGTTCTCCACCATGACGATGGTGCCGTCGACCAGCATCCCCAGGGCGATGGCCAGGCCGCCCAGCGACATGAGGTTCGCCGACACTCCCAGCCGCCCCATGAGCAGCAGGGCGAACAGCACCGAGAAGGGCAGCGACAGGGCCACGACGAGGCTCGGGCGCACGCTGCCCATGAACACCAGCAGCACCAGGGCCACCAGCGCGATCCCCTGCAGCAGGGCCGTGGTCACCGTGCGCACGGCGGCGGCCACCAGGGTCTTCTGCTGGTAGTAGGGCACGAGCCGCACCCCGTCGGGCAGGATGCCGTTGATCTCGGCGAGCTTCGCCTCGACCCGCGCGATGACGGTCGACGAGTTGGCGCCGAAGAGCTTGACCACCTGCCCGGCCACGACCTCGCCCGTGCCGTTGCGGGTCTGCAGGCCGCGCCGCACGGCGCCGCCCTCGGCGACGTCGGCCACGTCGCCCAGGAGGACGGGCGTGCCGTCGGCGCTCTTGACGACGATGGCCCGCAGGTCGTCGACCCCGGTGGCCAGGCCCACCGACCGCACGATGAACTCCTCGGCCCCGCGTTCGATGAACTGCGCCCCCACGTTCAGGTTGCCGTCGCGCACGCGGTCGATCACGTCGGCCAGCGAGACGTCGTAACGGAGCAGGGCGTCGGGCCGCACGGCGACCTGGTACTGCTTCTCCCAGCCGCCGATGCCGAGCACCTCGGTCACGCCGGGCACGGTCTGCAGGTGGAACTTCACGAGCCAGTCCTGGATGCCGCGCAGCTCGGTGAGCGTGTGAGCGCCCGTGGTGTCCTCGAGGTAGTAGAACAGGACGAGCCCCATGCCCGTCGAGATCGGGCCCATCTCCGGCTCGCCGAA
This window harbors:
- a CDS encoding DUF3347 domain-containing protein, whose translation is MRTLTLTTLILGFTLTTALAATPTDSPRHPAPVGDYLVIQTALAADRFEGVTAAATRIAADETTPVAVSEAAGLLAAATDLDAARAAFATLSDAAIAARPAGADDGLRVAFCPMAGHAWLQAGDAIANPYYGAAMLRCGTFTDR
- a CDS encoding efflux RND transporter permease subunit is translated as MFDRIIAFGLRNRLLVVVAALLVAGAGYVAATRIPVDAFPDVSPNLVQVFTVTDGLAPEEIETFVTFPVEAAMAGLPGVEKVRSVSNFGLSVVNVYFADDLDVYFARQLVGERLQEARERIPAGFGEPEMGPISTGMGLVLFYYLEDTTGAHTLTELRGIQDWLVKFHLQTVPGVTEVLGIGGWEKQYQVAVRPDALLRYDVSLADVIDRVRDGNLNVGAQFIERGAEEFIVRSVGLATGVDDLRAIVVKSADGTPVLLGDVADVAEGGAVRRGLQTRNGTGEVVAGQVVKLFGANSSTVIARVEAKLAEINGILPDGVRLVPYYQQKTLVAAAVRTVTTALLQGIALVALVLLVFMGSVRPSLVVALSLPFSVLFALLLMGRLGVSANLMSLGGLAIALGMLVDGTIVMVENVDRRLREAAPGASRREVVARACGEVGRPIVFAITIIIVVFVPLFLLHGVEGKTFRPLALAVVLAMLGSLLFALVVAPTLASLVMGRGGRPGGGAAGGGSRQERLLLAGYRPLVGWFVRHRAAAVVLAVALLGAGAALVPRLGSEFTPRLREGTIVVRLTMAPSISLAESRRTTGIVERRLMAIPEVAEVVSRIGRGEVGAHTDPINSAEMYVQLRPESAWRVRGGQDAVEDLIRTELGDVPGVLVNFTQPIEMTVDELLEGIRAELAVKVYGEDLDVLREQAGRVAAVLGEVPGAADVQVDQVDGAPQLVLRIDRAAIARHGLDVAHVQEVVRAAVGGEVAGQIAEGVRRFDILVRYAPEARATADDIRHIIVTAPDGARIPLDQLARFEEVVGPRQITREDGQRFVAVQCNVAGRDIGSFVAEAREAIAARVDLPAGYLVTWGGQYRLQQEANRRLAVVVPVTLVFVFLLLFGSFGSGRDALLILLNIPLALVGGVAALWLTGQNLSVPASVGFIALFGIALENAMVLVTAFNQLRAEGVAAATAAVRSAELRLRPVLMTATTTALGLVPLLFSHATGSEVQRPLATVVVGGLVTSTVLTLLVVPAFAAWRQGREGTEGAAG